The region CGCTTTGAACGAGGGCTGGCCCACGGCGTTTTCTTGCATGAAGTCGCGCACGAACTTGCCGTTCTGGATGTCCGTCAGCACGTCTTTCATGCGCTTCTTGGTCTCGTCGTAAGGCAAGATGCGGGGGCCTGAGACATATTCGCCATATTCCGCCGTGTTCGAGATCGAGTAGTTCATGTTGGCGATGCCGCCTTCATAGATCAGGTCGACGATCAGCTTCACTTCGTGCAGGCACTCGAAATAGGCCATCTCAGGGGCGTAGCCCGCTTCGACCAGTGTCTCAAAGCCCATGCGGATCAACTCAACCAGACCGCCGCAGAGCACGGCCTGCTCACCGAAGAGATCGGTTTCGCATTCTTCGCGGAAGTTGGTCTCGATGATGCCCGAACGGCCGCCACCGATGGCGGAACAATAGGACAGGCCGATTTCCAGCGCCTTGCCGGAGGCGTCTTTGTCCACGGCCACGAGGCAGGGAACGCCGCCGCCTTTGGTGTATTCGCCGCGCACGGTGTGGCCGGGGCCTTTGGGGGCCATCATGATCACGTCGACGCCTTCTTTCGGCTCGATCAGGCCGAAGTGAACGTTCAGGCCGTGGGCGAATGCAATGGCGGCACCCTCACGGATATTGTCATGCACGTATTTCTTGTAGGTTTCAGCCTGAAGTTCATCGGGCATGGTGAACATGATCAGGTCGGCCCAAGCGGCAGCCTCGGCGATGCCCATGACCTTGAGCCCTTCGCCTTCGGCCTTTGCGGCGGATTTAGAGCCTTCGCGCAGAGCGACGACGAGGTTCTTGGCACCGGAATCGCGCAGGTTCAGCGCATGGGCGTGGCCTTGGGAGCCGTAGCCGAGGATCGCTACTTTCTTGTCTTTGATGAGGTTCACATCGCAGTCACGGTCATAATAAACGCGCATGATATTGTCCTTTGGTTGATCTCTATCTGGGGTTCACCATAGCGATGTCGCGTCTAGGAACCATTGTCATCGCAGAGGTATTTGTGAAAGAATGAAGATAGTTATTCGCCTGACGACGCAAAAATGGAAAAATCATGCTTGATGATCTGGATCGCCGTATTTTGCGCTATTGGCAGGCGGAGCCTAGCCTCAGCCCCGGCGAGTTGGCGGAGCGGTGTAACATCACGGCAGGCAAGGCCGCGCGGCGGATTGCGCGGTTGCAGGATCAGGGGATCGTGCAGGGCAGCGGGGTGGTGATCGATTGGGCGGCGCTTGGCTATGCCTTGGAGGTGTCCTTGCGGGTAACGCTGGACAAGACGCAGGCCAATGCCTTCGACATATTCATGGCAGAGGCGCGACAGGTGCCTGAGGTGATCGAGCTTCAAACGTTTCTGGGCCGGGTCGATCTGCGGTTGTCGATTATCGCGCGGGACATGACACATTATCAGCAGATATACCGCAGCCGTATCCTCACCCT is a window of Sulfitobacter sp. W027 DNA encoding:
- the ilvC gene encoding ketol-acid reductoisomerase → MRVYYDRDCDVNLIKDKKVAILGYGSQGHAHALNLRDSGAKNLVVALREGSKSAAKAEGEGLKVMGIAEAAAWADLIMFTMPDELQAETYKKYVHDNIREGAAIAFAHGLNVHFGLIEPKEGVDVIMMAPKGPGHTVRGEYTKGGGVPCLVAVDKDASGKALEIGLSYCSAIGGGRSGIIETNFREECETDLFGEQAVLCGGLVELIRMGFETLVEAGYAPEMAYFECLHEVKLIVDLIYEGGIANMNYSISNTAEYGEYVSGPRILPYDETKKRMKDVLTDIQNGKFVRDFMQENAVGQPSFKATRRINDEHRIEQVGAKLREMMPWISAGKMVDKAKN
- a CDS encoding Lrp/AsnC family transcriptional regulator — translated: MLDDLDRRILRYWQAEPSLSPGELAERCNITAGKAARRIARLQDQGIVQGSGVVIDWAALGYALEVSLRVTLDKTQANAFDIFMAEARQVPEVIELQTFLGRVDLRLSIIARDMTHYQQIYRSRILTLPHIAEIEALMHVARIKTQEGLPL